One Streptomyces sp. NBC_00554 DNA segment encodes these proteins:
- a CDS encoding beta-galactosidase → MNTSQQPHQAKIVNATNPPGRILFGAAYYAEYQPYERLTTDLDLMAQAGFSLIRVGESVWSTWEPEEGRFDLDWLQPVLDEAHARDISVIIGTPTYAVPPWLRHKYPETAAHWKSGEPVPYGGRQDADFTHPAFRHLAERLVRKIVARYADHPAVIGWQVDNEPGIHLLHNPAVFQGFVDHLRTTYGDVETLNDRWGLTYWSHRIADWSQLWTPDGNSTPSYDLAWRRYQARLTTDFIGWQADIVRELAAPGQFVTTCIDMGRSALDEVALGQRLDVTATNIYFPMQDGMRHPAPTDPPAAGRPWWLPWSGAWALYLKSDLSYGIRREPFLVTETHAQSIGESHVNYPAYDGQWRQAVWAMVARGAAAVEYWHWHSLHFGHETYWGGVLGHSLEPGRCYEELSRTGAELHQAGDVLAGLEPDADVAILYSLESKWALEFQPPIATRNGGDPDPGTYDRVVSALHQGLFHAGLQAAVLSPEQLGTDPAALAARWPVLVVPALYVASDELLELLEQYAHHGGHLLLTFRSGYADHDARPRPRVMPGVLREAVGAHYLEYTNLAEPVPVRGFDGHATAWADALVPDTATPLAWYEHPHAGRWPAVVTNEHGAGRVTYLGTLPDAAMARGLARWVAETTLPEDPWDATPGSVTVTGARAADGRRLRFVSNWSWEKAPVRVPVAAMDLLSGETLDAGSEFSLGPWDVRVLIERDTERQEERR, encoded by the coding sequence ATGAACACGTCGCAGCAGCCGCACCAGGCCAAGATTGTTAACGCTACCAATCCTCCCGGCAGGATCCTCTTCGGAGCCGCCTATTACGCGGAGTACCAGCCCTACGAACGGCTCACCACCGACCTCGACCTGATGGCACAGGCCGGATTCTCACTCATCCGCGTCGGCGAGTCCGTGTGGTCGACCTGGGAGCCCGAGGAAGGCCGCTTCGACCTCGACTGGCTCCAGCCGGTCCTCGACGAGGCCCACGCCCGGGACATCTCGGTCATCATCGGCACACCGACCTACGCCGTCCCGCCGTGGCTGCGCCACAAGTACCCGGAGACGGCGGCGCATTGGAAGTCCGGCGAGCCCGTCCCGTACGGCGGCCGACAGGACGCGGACTTCACGCACCCCGCCTTCCGGCACCTGGCCGAGCGGCTCGTCCGGAAGATCGTCGCGCGCTACGCCGACCACCCTGCGGTCATCGGCTGGCAGGTCGACAACGAACCCGGTATCCACCTGCTGCACAATCCCGCCGTGTTCCAGGGCTTCGTCGATCATCTCCGTACGACCTACGGAGACGTCGAGACCCTCAACGACCGCTGGGGGCTCACCTACTGGTCCCACCGCATAGCCGACTGGTCCCAGCTGTGGACACCGGACGGCAACAGCACCCCGTCCTACGACCTGGCATGGCGCCGCTACCAGGCCCGGCTGACCACCGACTTCATCGGCTGGCAGGCCGATATCGTGCGTGAGCTCGCGGCCCCCGGCCAGTTCGTCACGACGTGCATTGACATGGGTCGCAGCGCCCTCGACGAAGTCGCGCTCGGGCAGCGGCTGGACGTCACCGCCACCAACATCTACTTCCCGATGCAGGACGGCATGCGGCACCCTGCCCCCACCGACCCGCCCGCGGCGGGCCGCCCGTGGTGGCTGCCCTGGTCCGGCGCCTGGGCGCTGTACCTCAAGTCCGACCTGTCGTACGGGATACGCCGCGAGCCCTTCCTCGTCACCGAGACGCACGCCCAGTCGATCGGCGAGTCGCACGTCAACTACCCGGCCTACGACGGCCAGTGGCGCCAGGCCGTGTGGGCGATGGTGGCCCGGGGCGCCGCGGCAGTGGAGTACTGGCACTGGCACTCCCTGCACTTCGGCCATGAGACGTACTGGGGCGGAGTCCTCGGGCACAGCCTGGAACCGGGCCGCTGCTACGAGGAGCTGAGCCGCACCGGCGCCGAACTACACCAGGCCGGGGACGTGCTCGCGGGCCTGGAGCCCGACGCCGATGTCGCGATCCTGTACTCGCTGGAGAGCAAGTGGGCGCTGGAGTTCCAGCCGCCCATCGCGACAAGGAACGGCGGGGACCCGGACCCCGGGACCTACGACCGTGTCGTCTCCGCCCTCCACCAGGGCCTGTTCCACGCCGGCCTCCAGGCCGCCGTACTGAGCCCGGAACAGCTCGGGACGGACCCGGCGGCGCTCGCCGCCCGCTGGCCGGTGCTGGTGGTGCCCGCGCTGTATGTGGCAAGCGACGAACTTCTGGAGCTGCTGGAGCAGTACGCGCACCACGGCGGCCACCTCCTCCTGACCTTCCGTTCCGGGTATGCGGACCATGACGCCAGGCCGCGCCCCCGGGTCATGCCCGGAGTCCTGCGCGAGGCCGTCGGGGCGCACTACCTGGAGTACACCAACCTCGCCGAACCGGTGCCCGTAAGGGGGTTCGACGGCCACGCGACGGCCTGGGCGGACGCCCTCGTACCGGACACCGCCACGCCCCTGGCCTGGTACGAACACCCGCATGCGGGCCGCTGGCCCGCCGTCGTGACGAACGAGCACGGAGCCGGCCGGGTCACCTATCTCGGCACGCTGCCCGACGCCGCCATGGCGCGGGGGCTGGCCCGCTGGGTGGCGGAGACGACGCTGCCCGAGGACCCGTGGGACGCCACGCCCGGCTCGGTCACCGTCACCGGAGCGCGCGCGGCCGACGGACGGCGGCTGCGGTTCGTCAGCAACTGGTCATGGGAGAAGGCGCCCGTGCGCGTGCCCGTGGCCGCCATGGATCTGCTGTCCGGCGAGACGCTCGACGCCGGATCGGAGTTTTCACTCGGCCCCTGGGATGTCCGGGTGCTCATCGAGCGGGACACCGAACGACAGGAGGAGAGACGATGA
- a CDS encoding LacI family DNA-binding transcriptional regulator — protein MTPSTDRAGRPAVLGDVARLAKVSVMTVSRVLNENPGVKASTRARVLAAVTELGYRPNSAARTLVTGRSRVLGVVAFDTRLYGPASTLFGIEQAARDAGYTVRVTTLESAGQHSGEEVMRSLMSESLAGVILAAPHDWAADALRHLTKETPVVVVDVDIEQESAPVVGIAQYAGARKATEHLLSLGHQTVWHVAGPVDWPSAQVRETAWRTALTEAGRKAPPPLRGDWTAQSGYEQGRRLVRRKNVTAIFAANDQMALGVLLALREAGLDVPGDVSLVGFDDIPEAAFFWPPLTTVRQDFDEAGRLALDLLVEQIEGTAERDGLTVVEPELIVRSSTGPAARD, from the coding sequence GTGACGCCGTCCACTGACCGGGCCGGGCGCCCAGCGGTTCTCGGCGACGTGGCGCGGCTGGCGAAGGTGTCGGTGATGACCGTGTCGCGGGTGCTCAACGAGAACCCCGGGGTCAAGGCCAGCACGCGGGCGCGAGTACTGGCGGCGGTGACGGAGCTGGGGTACCGGCCCAACAGCGCGGCGCGGACACTGGTGACCGGCAGGTCGCGGGTGCTTGGAGTGGTCGCGTTCGACACGAGGCTGTACGGTCCCGCGAGCACGCTGTTCGGTATCGAGCAGGCAGCCCGCGACGCCGGGTACACCGTGCGGGTTACCACGCTGGAGTCCGCAGGTCAGCACTCGGGCGAAGAGGTGATGCGCAGCCTGATGTCGGAGTCGCTGGCCGGGGTCATCCTGGCCGCGCCGCACGACTGGGCGGCGGACGCGCTGCGGCATCTGACCAAAGAGACGCCCGTGGTCGTGGTGGATGTGGACATCGAGCAGGAGTCCGCCCCCGTGGTGGGCATCGCGCAGTACGCGGGGGCCCGGAAGGCCACGGAGCATCTGCTGTCCCTCGGCCACCAGACCGTCTGGCATGTCGCGGGACCGGTGGACTGGCCGTCGGCGCAGGTCCGCGAGACCGCCTGGCGGACGGCGCTCACCGAGGCGGGACGCAAGGCGCCGCCTCCGCTGCGCGGCGACTGGACGGCTCAGTCGGGTTATGAACAGGGCCGGCGGCTGGTCCGGCGCAAGAACGTCACCGCGATCTTCGCGGCAAATGACCAGATGGCGCTCGGCGTGCTCCTCGCGCTGCGCGAGGCGGGCCTGGACGTACCGGGTGATGTGAGCCTGGTGGGCTTCGACGACATCCCGGAGGCCGCGTTTTTCTGGCCGCCGTTGACGACGGTGCGGCAGGACTTCGACGAGGCGGGTCGGCTCGCCCTCGACCTGCTGGTGGAGCAGATAGAGGGCACGGCGGAGCGGGACGGACTGACCGTGGTCGAGCCCGAGTTGATCGTACGCAGCAGCACGGGCCCGGCGGCCCGGGACTGA
- a CDS encoding carbohydrate ABC transporter permease, which translates to MNSQTASARRPSNLLTLLMLACLVYFLLPLFWLVVSATKNNGSLFSTFGLWFGGGFDLFGNLHDVFTYNDGIYGRWLLNTALYAGISAVGSAFLAALGGYALAKFRFPGRNLLFSLVLGSIMVPSTVLTIPTYLLFSKIGLVNTPLAVIVPMLVSPFGLYLMRVYADSAVPDSLIDAARMDGAGAFRIFWQVGFRLLLPGFVTVLLFQLVASWNNYFLPLIMLNDPKLYPVTIGLAQWQAQAGGLGGAHALFSIVITGSLVSILPLVAAFLLLQRHWQGGLATGSVKD; encoded by the coding sequence ATGAACAGCCAAACCGCTTCCGCCCGCCGCCCCAGCAATCTGCTCACCCTGCTGATGCTGGCCTGCCTGGTGTACTTCCTGCTGCCGCTGTTCTGGCTCGTCGTCTCGGCCACCAAGAACAACGGCTCCCTGTTCTCCACCTTCGGGCTGTGGTTCGGCGGCGGCTTCGACCTCTTCGGCAACCTCCACGACGTATTCACCTACAACGACGGCATATACGGCCGCTGGCTGCTCAACACCGCGCTCTACGCCGGGATCAGCGCTGTCGGATCGGCCTTCCTGGCGGCACTGGGCGGATACGCCCTCGCCAAGTTCCGCTTCCCAGGCCGCAATCTGCTCTTCTCCCTCGTTCTGGGCTCCATCATGGTCCCCAGCACCGTCCTGACCATCCCCACCTACTTGCTGTTCAGTAAGATCGGCCTGGTCAACACCCCGCTCGCGGTCATCGTGCCCATGCTCGTGAGCCCCTTCGGCCTCTACCTGATGCGGGTCTACGCCGACAGCGCCGTCCCCGACAGCCTCATCGACGCCGCGCGCATGGACGGCGCCGGTGCCTTCCGCATCTTCTGGCAGGTGGGCTTCCGCCTGCTCCTGCCGGGATTCGTCACCGTCCTGCTTTTCCAACTCGTGGCCAGCTGGAACAACTACTTCCTGCCGCTCATCATGCTCAACGACCCCAAGCTCTACCCCGTGACCATCGGCCTCGCCCAATGGCAGGCCCAAGCCGGCGGACTGGGCGGCGCCCACGCCCTCTTCTCCATCGTCATCACCGGATCTCTCGTCTCGATCCTCCCCCTGGTCGCGGCATTCCTCCTTCTCCAGCGCCACTGGCAAGGCGGACTCGCCACCGGCTCCGTCAAGGACTGA
- a CDS encoding LysR substrate-binding domain-containing protein: MVLRSGEIHLCLIAPDPGSPDIASAMLVEQEMRLVVPRSHPLAERVSIRLAEAADETFVAMQSAYGTRQIADELCRAAGFEARIAFEGDDTEMVRGLVGSGLGLALLPYGHTSHPAVVDVPLTEPPGTRKICLAWLSGTVEPAPVTLFREFLLERKERLLPMR; this comes from the coding sequence GTGGTGCTGCGTTCCGGAGAGATCCACCTCTGCCTCATCGCCCCGGACCCCGGCTCGCCCGACATCGCCTCCGCGATGCTCGTCGAGCAGGAGATGCGCCTCGTCGTCCCGCGTTCGCATCCACTGGCCGAGCGTGTGTCGATCCGGCTGGCCGAAGCCGCGGACGAGACCTTCGTGGCGATGCAGTCTGCCTACGGGACGCGGCAGATCGCCGATGAACTGTGCCGAGCGGCAGGATTCGAAGCACGAATCGCCTTCGAGGGCGACGACACGGAGATGGTGCGCGGTCTCGTCGGATCGGGCCTGGGCCTTGCGCTGCTCCCGTACGGACACACATCCCACCCGGCCGTTGTGGATGTCCCGCTCACCGAGCCACCGGGCACACGGAAGATCTGCCTCGCCTGGCTGTCGGGCACGGTGGAACCCGCTCCGGTGACGCTCTTCCGTGAATTCCTGCTGGAGCGCAAGGAGCGGCTGCTGCCCATGCGCTGA
- a CDS encoding ABC transporter substrate-binding protein yields the protein MRSPTTGRRSRLLTVAAGGLALLVLTACSGGTSGADAGGGTKPVDMAAELKKPATIEFWSWVDGIEDEAKLFEKKYPNIKVKVVNAGQPAAEYPKLRTALKAGSGAPDVVQLEAHEVSSFTITKSLLDLAPYGADKIKSKFQPWAWGQVSQGSSVYAIPQDTGPMGMLYRKDIFDKYDIKVPTSWAEFAAAAEKLHKADPKAYLTNASPSNGAVFTGLLWQAGSRPFTSSSATSLNVNIADAPAKKVTDYWSGLVKSGAVSTDPDFTDQWYRGLASGKYATWLTAAWGPMFLQGTAKGTSGKWRVAPLPQWSAGESASGNTGGSTSAVVRSSKHPAAAAAFAQFLNTDPASTKMLASKQSLFPATTALLNDKTFLDTSLPFFGGQKVNQVFSDISKTVKTDFTWSPVQDYVFSDFNDTVGKAMTRKQDLTAALTQWQDSVTAYAKKQGFTVGGS from the coding sequence ATGAGGTCTCCGACAACGGGCCGGCGTTCGCGCCTGCTCACCGTGGCCGCGGGCGGGCTCGCCCTGCTGGTGCTGACGGCTTGCTCCGGGGGTACGTCCGGAGCGGACGCGGGCGGCGGCACCAAGCCCGTCGACATGGCCGCCGAGCTGAAGAAGCCGGCCACCATCGAGTTCTGGAGCTGGGTGGACGGCATCGAGGACGAGGCCAAGCTCTTCGAGAAGAAGTACCCGAACATAAAGGTCAAGGTCGTCAACGCCGGGCAGCCCGCCGCCGAGTACCCCAAGCTCCGTACCGCCCTGAAGGCGGGCAGCGGCGCCCCCGACGTCGTACAGCTCGAAGCACACGAGGTCTCCTCCTTCACCATCACCAAGAGCCTGCTCGACCTGGCGCCGTACGGGGCCGACAAGATCAAGAGCAAGTTCCAGCCGTGGGCCTGGGGTCAGGTCTCGCAGGGCTCCTCCGTCTACGCCATCCCGCAGGACACCGGTCCGATGGGCATGCTGTATCGCAAGGACATATTCGACAAGTACGACATCAAGGTCCCCACGTCCTGGGCGGAGTTCGCGGCCGCAGCCGAGAAGCTCCACAAGGCCGACCCGAAGGCGTATCTGACCAACGCGTCCCCGAGCAACGGCGCGGTCTTCACCGGTCTGCTCTGGCAGGCGGGATCACGGCCGTTCACGAGCAGCTCGGCCACGAGCCTCAACGTGAACATCGCCGACGCGCCCGCCAAGAAGGTGACCGACTACTGGAGCGGCCTGGTGAAGTCGGGCGCCGTCTCGACCGACCCGGACTTCACCGACCAGTGGTACCGCGGCCTGGCGAGCGGCAAGTACGCCACCTGGCTCACCGCCGCCTGGGGCCCGATGTTCCTCCAGGGAACCGCGAAGGGGACGTCGGGCAAGTGGCGCGTCGCCCCGCTCCCCCAGTGGAGCGCGGGAGAGTCGGCTTCCGGGAACACCGGCGGCTCCACGAGCGCCGTCGTCCGCAGCAGCAAGCACCCAGCCGCCGCGGCCGCATTCGCCCAGTTCCTGAACACCGACCCCGCGTCGACGAAGATGCTGGCCTCCAAGCAGTCCCTCTTCCCCGCCACGACGGCGCTGCTCAACGACAAGACGTTCCTGGACACGTCGCTGCCGTTCTTCGGCGGCCAGAAGGTGAACCAGGTCTTCTCCGACATCTCCAAGACGGTCAAGACGGACTTCACCTGGAGTCCCGTCCAGGACTACGTCTTCAGCGACTTCAACGACACCGTCGGCAAGGCGATGACCCGCAAGCAGGACCTCACCGCCGCTCTCACCCAGTGGCAGGACTCGGTCACCGCATACGCCAAGAAGCAGGGCTTCACCGTCGGCGGCAGCTGA
- a CDS encoding carbohydrate ABC transporter permease, translating into MSQTTPSAAAHPVPPPAGRAPRRAWRRSTREALGAYAFVAPFMILFVALLVIPLGYAGYLSLFREQLVGGNVFAGLANYRQALDDPLFRDGVLRMARFLVVQVPVMLGAALFFALVLDSGRLRFARLIRLGIFIPYAIPSVIAALMWGYLYGPDFGPFAQLARGVGLDAPGFLTPDWILASLGNIVTWEFIGYNMIILFAALQSVPATLYEAAAVDGAGAWRVAWHIKIPAIRQALLLCVIFSVIGTFQLFNEPKLLSTIAPDAISTSYTPNMYAYTLVFTNQEVNYSSAVSFLLGAVIVVVSYAVQLASHRRIRRS; encoded by the coding sequence ATGAGCCAGACCACCCCGTCGGCAGCCGCGCACCCCGTCCCGCCGCCCGCCGGCCGAGCACCCCGCCGCGCATGGCGACGATCCACCCGCGAGGCGCTGGGCGCGTATGCGTTCGTCGCCCCCTTCATGATCCTGTTCGTCGCCCTGCTCGTGATCCCCCTCGGCTACGCCGGCTACCTCAGCCTCTTCCGCGAGCAGTTGGTCGGCGGCAACGTCTTCGCCGGGCTCGCCAACTACCGTCAGGCTCTGGACGATCCGCTGTTCCGCGACGGCGTGCTGCGGATGGCGCGGTTCCTGGTCGTCCAGGTGCCCGTCATGCTGGGCGCCGCGCTCTTCTTCGCCCTCGTTCTGGACAGCGGCCGACTGCGCTTCGCGCGCCTCATCCGGCTCGGCATCTTCATTCCGTACGCGATCCCCAGCGTCATCGCCGCCCTCATGTGGGGCTACCTGTACGGCCCGGACTTCGGCCCCTTCGCCCAACTGGCCCGGGGTGTCGGCCTGGACGCCCCCGGATTCCTCACGCCGGACTGGATTCTGGCCTCCCTCGGCAACATCGTGACCTGGGAGTTCATCGGCTACAACATGATCATTCTGTTCGCCGCGCTCCAGTCGGTCCCGGCCACTCTGTACGAGGCGGCCGCCGTGGACGGCGCCGGCGCCTGGCGCGTCGCGTGGCACATCAAGATCCCCGCGATCCGGCAGGCGCTGCTGCTCTGCGTGATCTTCTCGGTGATCGGCACCTTCCAGCTGTTCAACGAGCCCAAGCTGCTGTCCACGATCGCGCCGGACGCCATCAGCACCTCGTACACCCCGAACATGTACGCCTACACGCTCGTGTTCACCAACCAGGAAGTGAACTACTCCTCGGCCGTGTCCTTCCTGCTCGGCGCGGTGATCGTGGTCGTCTCCTACGCCGTCCAGCTCGCGTCCCATCGGAGGATCCGCCGGTCATGA